A window of the Bradyrhizobium ottawaense genome harbors these coding sequences:
- a CDS encoding alcohol dehydrogenase, whose translation MKSFQVAEFNAPLKEVDQPTPQPTGTQVLIKVKAAGVCHSDLHIWEGGYDLGHGRKPLSLKDRGVSLPRTMGHETVGEILAFGPDVKESDKGGLKAGDIALAYPWLGCGKCETCLAGDENMCAVKPNSLGVYCDGGYADHMTVPHPKYLLNLKGLDPVTAAPYACSGVTTFSAIKKVEFALNSPIVIFGAGGLGLMALSLLKAMGGKGAIVVDIDARKREAAEAAGALATVDGKAPDALEQLMKKAGGPIRAVIDLVGNAATTQLGFDCLAKGGKLVIVGLFGGGATWALPLIPIKAITIQGSYVGNLRETQELLDLVRTKKIAPIPVTTMPLAKANEALNDLHKGKLVGRAVLTP comes from the coding sequence ATGAAGAGTTTCCAGGTCGCCGAGTTCAATGCCCCCCTGAAAGAGGTGGACCAGCCGACGCCGCAGCCCACCGGCACGCAGGTGCTGATCAAGGTCAAGGCCGCCGGCGTGTGCCACAGCGACCTTCACATCTGGGAAGGCGGCTACGATCTCGGCCACGGCCGCAAGCCGCTGTCGCTGAAGGACCGCGGCGTGTCGCTGCCGCGCACGATGGGACACGAGACGGTCGGCGAGATCCTGGCGTTCGGACCTGATGTCAAGGAATCCGACAAAGGCGGGCTCAAGGCCGGCGACATCGCGCTGGCCTATCCATGGCTCGGCTGTGGCAAGTGCGAGACCTGTCTTGCTGGCGACGAGAACATGTGCGCCGTCAAGCCGAATTCGCTCGGCGTCTATTGCGACGGCGGCTACGCCGATCACATGACCGTGCCGCATCCGAAATACCTGTTGAACCTGAAGGGGCTCGATCCGGTCACGGCAGCGCCTTATGCCTGCTCCGGCGTCACCACTTTTAGCGCGATCAAGAAGGTTGAGTTTGCCTTGAACTCGCCGATCGTGATTTTCGGCGCCGGCGGGCTCGGCCTGATGGCGTTGTCGCTGTTGAAAGCGATGGGCGGCAAGGGCGCCATCGTCGTCGATATCGACGCCCGCAAGCGTGAGGCGGCGGAGGCCGCCGGCGCGCTCGCCACCGTCGACGGCAAGGCGCCTGATGCGCTGGAGCAGCTCATGAAGAAAGCCGGCGGCCCGATCCGCGCGGTGATCGATCTGGTCGGCAACGCCGCCACCACGCAGCTCGGCTTCGACTGTCTCGCCAAGGGCGGCAAGCTCGTGATCGTCGGCCTGTTCGGCGGCGGCGCGACCTGGGCGTTGCCGCTGATCCCGATCAAGGCGATCACGATCCAGGGCAGCTATGTCGGTAATCTGCGCGAGACCCAGGAATTGCTCGATCTGGTGCGTACCAAGAAGATTGCGCCGATACCGGTAACGACGATGCCGCTTGCGAAAGCCAATGAAGCGCTGAACGATCTGCACAAGGGCAAGTTGGTAGGACGCGCGGTGCTGACGCCGTAG
- a CDS encoding ABC transporter ATP-binding protein, with the protein MMQQTTPQDSLLEVDNLVVEYPVGARTVHAVSGVSLQIARGETLGLVGESGCGKSTLGRAVLQLRRPTSGKVLFDGQDLTAMQGDTLRLMRRRVQLIFQDPIASLNPRRRIGDIVAEPLVISGVKDPAKRKQLVDEVLSAVGLDPALVVGRLPHEFSGGQCQRICIARALVLNPEFIICDEPVSALDVSIRAQILNLLEEMKARYGLTLLFIAHDLAVVKAVSDRVAVMYLGRLCEVGPSEQLFAKPAHPYTALLIEAIPVPDPDVRPTETVPVGEPPSPIAPPSGCRFRTRCPRADARCSAEMPELRTVAPGQLVACHHPLI; encoded by the coding sequence ATGATGCAACAAACCACTCCGCAGGATTCGCTGCTCGAAGTCGACAATCTCGTCGTCGAATATCCCGTCGGCGCCAGGACCGTGCATGCGGTCTCCGGCGTCAGCCTGCAGATCGCCCGCGGCGAAACGCTGGGCCTGGTCGGCGAATCCGGTTGCGGCAAGTCGACGCTCGGCCGTGCGGTGCTGCAGTTGCGCCGGCCGACTTCCGGGAAGGTGTTGTTCGACGGCCAGGACCTCACGGCGATGCAGGGCGATACCTTGCGGCTGATGCGCCGGCGCGTGCAACTGATCTTCCAGGATCCGATCGCCTCGTTGAATCCGCGACGCCGAATCGGCGATATCGTCGCCGAGCCGCTGGTGATTTCAGGCGTCAAGGATCCGGCCAAGCGCAAGCAACTCGTGGACGAAGTTCTCAGCGCCGTCGGCCTCGACCCGGCGCTGGTGGTCGGACGGCTGCCGCACGAATTCTCCGGCGGGCAATGCCAGCGTATCTGCATCGCGCGGGCGCTGGTGCTCAACCCCGAATTTATCATCTGCGACGAACCGGTTTCCGCGCTCGACGTGTCGATTCGCGCCCAGATCCTCAATCTTCTGGAGGAGATGAAGGCGCGCTACGGATTGACGCTGCTGTTCATCGCGCACGATCTGGCGGTCGTGAAGGCGGTCAGCGACCGTGTTGCGGTGATGTATCTCGGCCGTCTCTGCGAAGTCGGTCCGTCCGAGCAGCTGTTCGCCAAACCGGCACATCCCTATACCGCGCTTTTGATCGAAGCGATTCCGGTGCCCGATCCGGATGTCCGTCCGACCGAAACCGTGCCGGTGGGCGAACCGCCATCGCCGATCGCGCCGCCATCCGGCTGCCGTTTCCGCACCCGCTGTCCGCGCGCGGACGCGCGATGCAGCGCCGAGATGCCGGAACTGCGCACTGTCGCGCCCGGCCAGCTCGTGGCTTGCCATCATCCCCTGATCTGA
- a CDS encoding ABC transporter ATP-binding protein, protein MSEAPLLSVEDVAVELPTPRGNLRAVDHVNLTVGAGRTLGVVGESGCGKTMLSRAILQLLPKKAKLTGRVMFDGQDLLQLSPEKLRKLRGRSLAVVFQDPMTSLNPVLTIGTQLIETLQEHLELDQAAATKRSVELLAAVGIPAPEQRLTQYPHQLSGGMRQRVAIAIALSCEPKLLIADEPTTALDVTIQAQILDLLAREQRRRHMAMILITHDLGVVAGRTDEVAVMYAGRVVERAPTPALFKKMRMPYTEALLAALPRIDAAPHTPLPAISGRPPDPTRPLKGCSFSPRCRYAVARCHSEKPDLAEAETPEHQYACFHPIENHAVSGA, encoded by the coding sequence GTGAGCGAGGCTCCGCTGCTCTCCGTGGAAGATGTGGCCGTCGAGTTGCCGACGCCGCGCGGCAATCTGCGTGCGGTGGATCATGTCAATCTCACCGTCGGCGCCGGACGGACGCTCGGCGTCGTCGGCGAATCCGGTTGCGGCAAGACCATGCTGTCGCGGGCGATCCTGCAATTGCTGCCGAAGAAAGCAAAACTCACCGGCCGGGTGATGTTCGACGGCCAGGATCTGTTGCAGCTCTCGCCCGAGAAGCTGCGCAAACTGCGCGGCCGCTCGCTGGCGGTGGTGTTCCAGGATCCTATGACCTCGCTCAATCCGGTGCTGACGATCGGCACGCAACTGATCGAAACGCTGCAGGAGCATCTCGAACTGGATCAGGCCGCAGCCACCAAGCGCAGCGTCGAATTGCTGGCGGCCGTCGGTATCCCCGCGCCCGAGCAACGGCTGACGCAATACCCGCATCAGCTCTCCGGCGGCATGCGGCAGCGGGTGGCGATCGCGATCGCGCTGTCCTGCGAACCGAAACTGCTGATCGCCGACGAGCCGACCACCGCGCTCGACGTGACCATCCAGGCGCAGATTCTCGACCTGCTGGCGCGGGAGCAGCGCCGGCGCCACATGGCGATGATCCTGATCACCCATGACCTCGGCGTCGTCGCGGGGCGCACCGACGAAGTCGCTGTGATGTATGCGGGGCGGGTGGTGGAGCGTGCGCCTACGCCCGCATTGTTCAAGAAAATGCGGATGCCCTACACCGAGGCATTGCTCGCGGCGCTTCCCAGGATCGATGCCGCGCCCCATACGCCGCTGCCGGCGATCTCGGGGCGGCCGCCCGATCCGACCCGGCCGCTCAAAGGTTGCTCGTTCTCGCCGCGCTGCCGCTATGCGGTCGCCCGCTGTCACAGCGAAAAACCCGATCTTGCGGAGGCGGAGACGCCCGAGCATCAATACGCCTGCTTCCATCCGATCGAGAACCACGCGGTTTCAGGCGCATGA
- a CDS encoding ABC transporter permease: MATLELSLDENVSALPARRGRRLGPLFWFAIGWMTLMFAVAIFANLLPLPSPTDMDMLERRAPFSMEHWLGTDGLGRDELARLIYGARISLVVGLCAPIIGLTIGGALGMLAGYFRGRFESLVVGSMDVLLAFPPLILALAVTAYLGQSIFNLTCILGVLGVPAFMRVARASTLTLARREFVIAAQALGATHARILLRELLPNVLLPLLAFFLLGVAVTIVVEGALSFLGLGVPPPISSWGSMIGEGRESLEVAPRLAFLPAIAMFLTVLSFNLVGDTLRALTDPRQGAL, translated from the coding sequence ATGGCCACGCTTGAACTCAGCCTCGACGAGAACGTCTCGGCACTGCCGGCCCGGCGCGGGCGCCGGCTGGGGCCGCTGTTCTGGTTTGCGATCGGCTGGATGACCCTGATGTTTGCGGTCGCCATCTTCGCCAATCTGCTGCCGCTGCCGAGCCCGACCGACATGGACATGCTGGAGCGGCGGGCGCCGTTTTCGATGGAGCATTGGCTAGGCACCGACGGCCTCGGCCGCGACGAACTGGCCAGGTTGATTTACGGCGCGCGCATATCGCTGGTCGTCGGCCTCTGCGCGCCGATCATCGGGCTCACCATCGGCGGTGCGCTCGGCATGCTCGCCGGTTACTTCCGCGGCCGGTTCGAGTCGCTGGTGGTCGGCAGCATGGATGTGTTGCTGGCGTTCCCGCCGCTGATCCTGGCGCTCGCGGTGACCGCCTATCTCGGCCAGTCGATCTTCAATCTGACCTGCATCCTCGGCGTGCTCGGCGTTCCCGCCTTCATGCGGGTGGCGCGGGCGTCGACGCTGACGCTGGCGCGGCGCGAGTTCGTTATCGCAGCGCAAGCGCTCGGCGCCACGCACGCGCGCATCCTGCTGCGCGAATTGCTGCCCAACGTGCTGCTGCCGCTGCTCGCTTTCTTCCTGCTCGGCGTCGCCGTCACCATCGTGGTCGAGGGAGCCTTGTCGTTCCTCGGCTTGGGCGTGCCGCCGCCGATATCGAGCTGGGGCAGCATGATCGGGGAGGGGCGCGAAAGCCTCGAAGTGGCGCCACGGCTGGCTTTCCTGCCGGCCATTGCGATGTTCCTGACCGTGCTGTCCTTTAACCTGGTCGGCGACACGCTGCGGGCGCTCACCGATCCCAGGCAGGGCGCGTTGTGA
- a CDS encoding ABC transporter permease, producing the protein MLLFVARRLLYLIPVLIAVSLLTFFIASLLPGDLAYVILGDQATPEKVAALRHDMGLDQPIWIRYFGWLGNILQGDFGRSFRTGQTVLQAVTERFPVSFELMLLAEIIGLAIGVPLAIVCAARSGGAFDRFMTGSAFAMLSLPAFLSAILLIYFFAVELRWLPATGYVPFAEDPAANLRFMVLPALTLALAEWPGIMRVLRSDMIATLQEDYIALAKAKGLKASRILFVHALKPSSLTLVTITGINIGRLIGGTVIVETIFALPGIGRLLVGAIYTRDLIILQGVVLLVAAGFVVMNFIVDLLYAVLDPRIRHGHA; encoded by the coding sequence ATGCTGCTCTTTGTCGCGCGCCGGCTTTTGTACCTGATACCGGTCCTGATTGCGGTATCGCTGCTGACCTTCTTCATCGCGTCACTGCTGCCGGGCGATCTCGCTTACGTGATCCTCGGCGATCAGGCGACGCCGGAGAAGGTTGCGGCGCTGCGCCATGACATGGGGCTCGATCAACCGATCTGGATCCGCTATTTCGGCTGGCTCGGGAACATCCTGCAGGGCGATTTCGGACGCTCGTTCCGCACCGGGCAGACTGTGCTGCAGGCGGTGACCGAACGGTTTCCGGTATCGTTCGAATTGATGCTCCTGGCCGAGATCATAGGCCTTGCCATCGGCGTTCCCCTGGCGATCGTCTGCGCGGCCCGCAGCGGCGGCGCGTTCGACCGCTTCATGACCGGCAGTGCCTTCGCGATGCTGTCCTTGCCGGCTTTTTTGTCGGCGATCCTGCTGATCTATTTCTTCGCGGTCGAGCTGCGCTGGTTGCCGGCGACCGGGTACGTGCCCTTCGCCGAGGATCCGGCCGCGAATTTGCGCTTCATGGTGTTGCCGGCGCTGACATTGGCGTTGGCAGAATGGCCGGGCATCATGCGCGTGCTGCGCTCGGACATGATCGCAACCCTGCAGGAAGACTATATCGCGCTCGCCAAGGCCAAGGGCCTGAAGGCGTCGCGCATCCTGTTCGTGCATGCACTCAAACCGTCTTCGCTCACGCTGGTGACGATTACCGGGATCAATATCGGCCGGTTGATCGGCGGCACGGTGATCGTTGAAACGATCTTCGCGCTGCCGGGGATCGGCCGGCTGCTGGTCGGCGCGATCTACACCCGCGACCTCATTATCCTGCAGGGCGTGGTGCTGCTGGTGGCCGCCGGTTTCGTGGTCATGAATTTCATTGTCGACCTGCTCTATGCCGTCCTCGATCCCAGGATCCGTCATGGCCACGCTTGA
- a CDS encoding ABC transporter substrate-binding protein encodes MKAAIRSSALARIFLVAGFGVAISVSPASAQKSGGSITVGLELDIPGFDPLKVGVFDTSAETAAAAIFDTLVGLDDNGKPVPKLALSWTSSDDFKTWTFKLRQGVKFHDGTPFNAEAFKANFDRQKDPANKCRCAFYIAGIKDVQAPDEYTVVYNLTDPSVNFPAILTIQSSNNVVQSPTAWKTKGDDYNRNPVGTGPYILKSWTAGDRMVLEKNPDYWNKGHPYLDRIVLKPLPDAQSRFASLQSGEADIVWDDEYDADNIARAQKDPKMKVHTYAGSGAAVYAFNTKTPPFDDVRVRQALVMAIDRKKMSQAITNGLARPTTNPYGDGSWVKCKDDGALPEDLEKAKALIKDYGKPVEFKMLVTATPRGRNVGQVLQQFWKRAGANMEIEQVDQATIVPRAFMRQFQLTPWRIVDLADPDPQMYANFHTGSPVALANYSNPELDKLLEDARTSPDQAKRIEDYCAISRHINKEAIWFWTFQNTYYAISNSKLKGLPKIYHGVIDVSETWLE; translated from the coding sequence ATGAAAGCGGCGATCCGTTCGAGCGCGCTTGCGCGAATATTTCTTGTGGCGGGATTTGGTGTGGCAATATCCGTATCGCCAGCCAGCGCCCAGAAATCCGGCGGCAGCATCACCGTCGGCCTCGAACTCGATATCCCCGGTTTCGATCCCCTGAAAGTCGGCGTGTTCGATACCTCGGCGGAAACCGCCGCGGCCGCGATTTTCGACACGCTCGTCGGGCTCGACGACAATGGCAAGCCGGTGCCGAAGCTGGCGTTGTCCTGGACCAGTTCGGATGATTTCAAGACCTGGACCTTCAAGCTGCGCCAGGGCGTCAAATTCCACGATGGCACGCCGTTCAATGCCGAAGCCTTCAAAGCCAATTTCGACCGCCAGAAAGACCCCGCCAATAAATGCCGCTGCGCCTTCTACATCGCAGGCATCAAGGACGTGCAGGCACCCGACGAATACACGGTGGTCTACAATCTGACCGATCCCTCGGTGAATTTCCCGGCGATCCTGACCATTCAAAGCTCCAACAACGTGGTCCAGTCGCCGACAGCCTGGAAAACCAAAGGCGACGACTACAACCGCAATCCCGTCGGCACCGGTCCCTACATTCTGAAGTCATGGACGGCCGGCGACCGCATGGTGCTGGAAAAGAACCCGGACTACTGGAACAAGGGCCATCCCTATCTCGACCGCATCGTCTTGAAGCCGCTGCCGGACGCACAATCGCGTTTCGCCAGCCTGCAATCCGGCGAGGCCGACATTGTCTGGGACGATGAATATGACGCCGACAACATCGCGCGCGCGCAAAAAGATCCCAAGATGAAGGTGCATACCTACGCCGGATCGGGTGCGGCGGTTTACGCCTTCAACACCAAGACGCCGCCGTTCGACGATGTTCGCGTGCGCCAGGCGCTGGTGATGGCGATCGACCGCAAGAAAATGTCGCAGGCGATCACCAACGGTCTGGCGCGGCCGACCACCAATCCCTACGGCGACGGTTCGTGGGTCAAATGCAAGGACGACGGCGCGCTGCCCGAGGACCTCGAAAAGGCCAAGGCGCTGATCAAGGATTACGGCAAGCCGGTCGAATTCAAGATGCTGGTCACCGCGACGCCGCGCGGGCGCAATGTCGGACAGGTGCTGCAGCAGTTCTGGAAGCGGGCCGGCGCCAATATGGAGATCGAGCAGGTCGATCAGGCCACCATCGTGCCGCGCGCCTTCATGCGTCAGTTCCAGCTGACGCCGTGGCGAATTGTCGATCTCGCCGATCCCGATCCGCAGATGTACGCCAACTTCCACACCGGCAGTCCGGTCGCGCTGGCGAATTATTCCAATCCCGAACTCGACAAACTGCTCGAGGACGCGAGGACAAGCCCCGACCAGGCAAAACGCATCGAGGATTATTGCGCGATCAGCCGCCACATCAACAAGGAAGCGATCTGGTTCTGGACCTTCCAGAACACCTATTACGCGATCTCAAATTCGAAGCTGAAGGGCCTGCCGAAGATCTACCACGGTGTGATCGACGTATCCGAAACCTGGCTGGAATAA
- a CDS encoding CaiB/BaiF CoA transferase family protein, with amino-acid sequence MTISGTDERNLTGSFAGLRVLDFSTTIAGPHCTRMLADMGAEVIKIETEEGETMRTRPPVRNNCSTAFGQLNVGKNSLVLDLKSPKGLEAVRRLVATADVLVENFRPGVMRRLKLDYGSLHELNPKLIYCSISGYGQTGPSAELPAYAPVIHAASGYEMAHLAYQPGRSRPDYCGIYHADVLTGVYAFGAISAALYQRSTNQKGQHIDVSMLESMLSLTLNELQWSQFEVKATQRPMFGPIETSDGYVMVAIASEKTFQSLMKVIGHPEWVNDPRFARYADRRENWGSLMEGVEVWSRAVTTEKCLVALNNDGVPSSAYRTVAEALRDPQIAHRGALAEVEDGGGTFKVLNLPFRMSGAKVSAARRMSTLGEHTLRLLKETGLSEDEIKAFSGKQPVAARG; translated from the coding sequence ATGACCATATCCGGTACTGATGAGAGGAATTTGACAGGCAGCTTCGCAGGCCTGCGCGTCCTCGATTTTTCGACCACCATTGCCGGACCGCACTGTACCCGGATGCTCGCCGACATGGGAGCCGAGGTCATCAAGATCGAAACCGAGGAAGGCGAGACGATGCGGACCCGGCCGCCGGTTCGCAACAATTGCTCGACCGCCTTTGGCCAGCTCAATGTCGGCAAGAACAGTCTGGTGCTGGATCTGAAATCGCCGAAGGGACTGGAAGCGGTTCGCCGGCTGGTCGCGACCGCGGACGTTCTGGTCGAGAATTTCCGCCCGGGCGTGATGCGGCGGTTGAAGCTCGACTACGGCTCATTGCACGAACTCAACCCGAAACTGATCTATTGCTCGATCTCCGGATATGGCCAGACCGGCCCGTCGGCGGAGTTGCCGGCCTATGCGCCGGTGATTCACGCCGCCTCGGGCTACGAGATGGCGCATCTCGCCTATCAGCCCGGACGGAGCCGGCCGGACTATTGCGGCATCTACCATGCCGACGTCCTTACCGGCGTCTATGCATTCGGCGCCATCTCGGCGGCGCTGTACCAGCGCTCGACCAATCAGAAGGGGCAGCACATCGACGTCTCGATGCTGGAGTCGATGCTGAGCCTGACCTTGAACGAATTGCAGTGGTCGCAATTCGAAGTGAAGGCGACGCAGCGGCCGATGTTCGGCCCGATCGAAACCTCGGACGGCTATGTGATGGTCGCGATCGCCAGCGAGAAAACCTTCCAGAGCCTGATGAAGGTGATCGGTCATCCGGAATGGGTGAACGATCCGCGCTTTGCCAGATATGCCGACCGCCGCGAAAATTGGGGAAGCCTGATGGAGGGCGTGGAGGTGTGGTCGCGCGCGGTGACGACGGAAAAATGCCTCGTCGCACTCAATAATGACGGCGTTCCCTCATCGGCCTATCGCACCGTGGCCGAGGCGTTGCGCGATCCGCAGATCGCCCATCGCGGCGCGCTGGCCGAAGTCGAGGACGGCGGAGGAACCTTCAAGGTCCTCAACCTGCCGTTCCGGATGTCCGGCGCAAAGGTGTCGGCGGCACGGCGGATGTCGACGCTCGGCGAACACACGCTTCGCCTGCTCAAGGAGACCGGACTGTCGGAGGATGAAATCAAGGCTTTTTCCGGCAAGCAACCGGTGGCGGCGCGCGGCTGA
- the glgA gene encoding glycogen synthase GlgA, translating to MKVLFVTTEMDDFVRVGGLAAVSAALPRALRPWSDVRIMLPGYRDVVEQFTHIEIVGQCAPLAEMPACSLGRASTRDGLPIYVLLCPQLYDRPGNPYGDEQGRDWPDNDVRFARFASAAAELALGTLDKNWAADLVHANDWQAALAPAYLAWKNARIPSILTIHNLAYQGLFPRESLRRIGAPESSFHIDGLEFYDKMSFLKGGLVYASHLTTVSATYAKEITTPELGCGLEGLLRRRSEASELTGILNGIDESWDPRACAQLAQQFAPGDWEGKQANADYVRKQFGLALSRGPIFGLVARLVHQKGIDLVLSAADEIIEAGGQIVVTGSGEPAIEQALVDAHRRRPDAIGVVIGFNDGQARRIFAGSDFTLMPSRFEPCGLSQMYAQRFGSLPIGHQTGGLAETIKDGETGFLFSQPSAESFLGGVRRAFDAFKAKDRLDSMRRSAMARSFSWDLSAACYNALYRKALSL from the coding sequence TTGAAGGTATTGTTCGTCACCACTGAGATGGATGATTTCGTCCGGGTCGGCGGCCTGGCTGCAGTGTCCGCAGCCCTGCCCCGGGCACTGCGTCCCTGGAGCGACGTCCGGATCATGCTTCCCGGCTACCGGGACGTCGTCGAACAATTCACCCACATTGAAATCGTTGGGCAATGTGCCCCGCTGGCGGAGATGCCGGCCTGTTCGCTGGGACGGGCGTCAACCCGGGACGGCCTGCCAATCTACGTCCTGCTGTGCCCCCAGCTTTACGACCGGCCGGGCAATCCGTACGGCGACGAACAGGGGCGCGACTGGCCGGATAACGACGTCCGTTTCGCCCGGTTTGCGTCGGCGGCGGCAGAGCTTGCGCTGGGCACGCTGGACAAGAATTGGGCAGCCGACCTGGTCCACGCCAACGACTGGCAGGCCGCGCTGGCGCCGGCCTACCTGGCTTGGAAGAACGCCAGAATTCCCTCGATCCTGACCATCCACAACCTCGCGTATCAGGGCCTGTTCCCGCGGGAGTCGCTGCGCCGGATCGGAGCACCGGAAAGCTCGTTCCACATCGACGGGCTCGAATTCTACGACAAGATGTCCTTTCTCAAGGGCGGCCTCGTCTACGCCTCGCACCTCACCACCGTCAGCGCGACCTATGCCAAGGAGATCACGACGCCGGAACTTGGCTGCGGCCTGGAAGGCCTGCTGCGCCGGCGCTCGGAGGCGTCGGAGCTGACCGGCATCCTGAATGGCATCGACGAAAGCTGGGATCCCCGCGCCTGCGCGCAACTGGCCCAGCAATTTGCCCCCGGCGATTGGGAGGGCAAGCAGGCGAATGCAGACTACGTCCGCAAGCAGTTTGGCCTGGCGCTGTCGCGCGGTCCGATCTTCGGCCTGGTCGCCCGTCTGGTTCACCAAAAGGGCATCGACCTTGTCTTGTCCGCCGCCGACGAGATCATCGAGGCCGGCGGACAGATTGTCGTCACCGGCAGCGGCGAGCCTGCGATCGAACAGGCTTTGGTCGACGCCCATCGGCGCCGGCCGGACGCGATCGGCGTCGTCATCGGCTTCAACGACGGACAGGCGCGGCGAATTTTCGCCGGCAGCGATTTTACGCTGATGCCGTCGCGGTTCGAACCCTGCGGGCTCAGCCAGATGTATGCGCAGCGGTTTGGATCGCTGCCGATCGGTCACCAGACTGGCGGACTGGCCGAAACCATCAAGGACGGCGAAACCGGATTCCTGTTCTCGCAGCCGTCGGCGGAATCCTTTCTCGGCGGCGTCCGCCGCGCCTTCGACGCCTTCAAGGCAAAAGACCGCCTCGACTCGATGCGGCGCAGCGCGATGGCGCGGTCGTTCAGCTGGGATCTTTCGGCGGCCTGCTACAACGCGCTCTATCGGAAGGCGTTGTCGCTGTAA
- a CDS encoding MFS transporter, with product MDDDRRKRSVVGSEVVPLVPGLPPDPRPAPSRASQRGLDWFIFFLADVQTGFGPFVAVYLTTQKWTQVEIGFVLSIGGIVGLLGQIPGGAIVDAARSERLVAGLAVAAIGFSALAYAVWPIFPVVTAAATLHALASCVLGPAIAAISLGLVGPLAIGERLGRNARYASLGNGSAAALMGVCGYLLSSRSVFLVTFVLAIPTLLSLARIRGKEIDVAQCHGALAREAPDVAATSVFQLLRQRPLLIFAGSVLLFQLANAAMLPLMAGVVTTRSSQWAPVLIAACIIVPQAIVALTSPSVGRKAQIWGRRPLLLLAFAALAIRGLLFATVSDPYFLVLVQVFDGITAAVLSVMVPLIVADVAFGSGHFNLAQGVVGTATGIGASLSTVLAGYASDRFGSAMAFTGLAAVAALGLAMIWLFMPETRRTPA from the coding sequence ATGGACGACGATCGACGCAAACGATCGGTCGTCGGCAGCGAAGTCGTGCCGCTGGTCCCCGGCCTGCCGCCCGACCCGCGCCCCGCGCCGTCGCGCGCGAGCCAGCGCGGCCTCGACTGGTTCATCTTTTTTCTGGCCGACGTGCAGACCGGCTTCGGACCTTTCGTCGCGGTCTATCTGACCACGCAAAAGTGGACGCAGGTCGAGATCGGCTTCGTGCTTTCGATCGGTGGTATCGTCGGCTTGCTTGGACAGATCCCGGGCGGGGCCATCGTCGACGCCGCCCGTTCCGAGCGGCTGGTGGCCGGTCTTGCGGTGGCGGCGATCGGGTTTAGCGCGCTGGCCTATGCGGTTTGGCCGATTTTCCCGGTCGTGACGGCCGCGGCTACGCTCCATGCGCTGGCGAGTTGCGTGCTCGGTCCGGCGATCGCCGCGATCAGCCTCGGTCTGGTCGGACCGCTGGCGATCGGGGAGCGGCTCGGGCGAAACGCCCGTTATGCATCGCTGGGCAACGGTTCCGCAGCCGCCCTGATGGGGGTGTGCGGCTACCTGTTGTCGAGCCGATCGGTATTTCTCGTCACCTTCGTTCTGGCGATTCCGACGCTGCTGTCGCTGGCGCGAATTCGCGGCAAAGAGATCGACGTGGCGCAGTGCCACGGGGCCTTGGCGCGCGAGGCGCCTGATGTCGCGGCCACCAGCGTATTCCAGTTGCTGCGGCAGCGTCCGCTGCTGATTTTCGCCGGAAGCGTGTTGCTGTTTCAACTGGCGAACGCCGCGATGCTGCCGCTGATGGCGGGCGTGGTGACGACCCGATCGAGCCAATGGGCGCCGGTGCTGATCGCGGCTTGCATCATCGTGCCACAGGCGATCGTGGCGCTGACCTCGCCGTCGGTCGGACGCAAGGCGCAGATCTGGGGAAGGCGGCCGCTGCTGCTGCTGGCCTTCGCCGCGCTGGCGATCCGCGGCCTGCTGTTTGCGACCGTGAGCGATCCCTATTTCTTGGTGCTGGTGCAGGTGTTTGACGGCATCACCGCGGCCGTGCTCAGCGTCATGGTGCCGCTGATCGTGGCGGATGTCGCATTCGGAAGCGGCCACTTCAATCTGGCGCAGGGCGTCGTCGGAACCGCGACCGGCATCGGCGCATCGCTGAGTACCGTACTGGCCGGCTATGCCAGCGACAGGTTCGGCAGCGCCATGGCCTTCACCGGGCTGGCGGCCGTCGCTGCGCTGGGCCTTGCGATGATCTGGCTGTTCATGCCGGAGACGCGGCGGACGCCGGCCTGA